A region from the Williamwhitmania taraxaci genome encodes:
- a CDS encoding aminotransferase class IV: MTYPYIIIDGDICLDKAPLNSTPEGTVVYEVVRLIEGKPLFWDEHYHRLMESCSIAHLNFSLSSTALIAALKKLVTSNGASFINFKLEVFSVASQLHYRMFFITSNYPDKLLYTTGVPLGFLNEERIDPSAKIINVSIRNKANRLIEQENFFEVLLVNAKGEITEGSRSNVFFIAGTRLLTPPLHEVLPGVTRFHVIQIAQQMGFSVDEVVIKAADISSFDSAFITGTSPMLMPVSSLNSHTFNIQHPVCKTLLDGYQQKVIENINSFEY; encoded by the coding sequence GTGACATACCCGTATATAATTATTGACGGCGATATTTGTTTGGACAAAGCGCCATTAAACTCAACACCCGAAGGAACGGTGGTTTATGAGGTAGTCCGACTAATCGAAGGAAAGCCCTTGTTTTGGGACGAGCACTACCACCGATTGATGGAGTCGTGCAGCATAGCGCACCTTAATTTCAGTCTGTCCTCAACTGCGTTAATCGCCGCACTGAAAAAACTCGTTACTTCGAACGGAGCCTCATTTATTAACTTTAAGTTAGAGGTGTTTTCTGTTGCGAGTCAACTGCACTATCGGATGTTTTTTATTACTAGTAACTATCCCGACAAACTGCTCTATACAACAGGTGTTCCGCTTGGATTTCTGAATGAGGAGAGGATCGATCCAAGCGCAAAAATCATCAATGTTTCTATTAGAAATAAAGCAAATCGACTCATTGAGCAGGAAAACTTCTTTGAAGTTCTTTTGGTTAATGCTAAAGGTGAAATTACCGAGGGAAGTCGTTCAAATGTTTTTTTTATCGCCGGAACAAGGTTGCTTACTCCGCCTCTTCATGAAGTTTTGCCAGGAGTGACTCGTTTTCATGTTATCCAAATTGCCCAACAAATGGGATTTTCCGTGGACGAAGTTGTTATCAAAGCAGCTGATATTTCATCGTTTGACTCGGCATTTATTACAGGAACATCACCCATGCTAATGCCAGTGTCGAGTCTAAATAGCCATACCTTCAATATTCAGCACCCAGTATGTAAAACCTTGCTCGATGGGTATCAACAGAAGGTAATAGAAAATATCAATTCATTTGAATACTAA
- the metF gene encoding methylenetetrahydrofolate reductase [NAD(P)H] produces the protein MTITEHISNAQSTLFSFELLPPLKGENLQTIFNAIDPLLEFAPAYINVTYHREEVVYHKGKSGAFLPKVLRRRPGTVGIAAAIQHRYNIDVVPHVICGGFSKEDTEDALIDFDFLGINNLLAVRGDADKITGRFEPNPAGHPHAVDLIKQIVRMNNGHYNDENIESATPTKFCIGVAGYPEKHTEAPNMANDLMYLKAKVDAGAEYIVTQLFFDNKKYFSFVESCRKVGITVPIIPGLKPISVKEHMSLLPRVFNVDLPEDLVRELVICNDNKSARELGIEWTIQQAKELKQAGVPSIHFYTMGKSDNIARIARAVY, from the coding sequence ATGACAATTACTGAACATATAAGCAACGCCCAATCGACCCTATTCTCCTTTGAACTGTTGCCCCCGCTTAAGGGTGAAAACCTGCAAACCATTTTTAATGCAATTGATCCTCTTTTAGAATTTGCCCCAGCCTACATAAATGTAACCTACCATAGAGAAGAGGTAGTTTACCATAAGGGGAAAAGTGGTGCGTTTCTTCCTAAAGTATTACGAAGAAGGCCGGGAACAGTAGGCATTGCAGCCGCAATACAGCATCGCTACAATATCGACGTGGTGCCACACGTAATTTGCGGCGGTTTCAGCAAGGAAGATACCGAAGATGCCTTAATCGATTTTGACTTCTTGGGCATCAACAACCTACTGGCCGTAAGAGGTGATGCCGATAAAATTACTGGACGTTTTGAACCCAATCCAGCCGGTCATCCACATGCAGTAGACCTTATCAAGCAAATTGTTCGGATGAATAATGGGCACTATAACGATGAAAATATTGAGTCGGCAACCCCAACAAAGTTCTGCATAGGCGTTGCCGGTTATCCCGAGAAACACACAGAAGCGCCCAACATGGCCAATGATTTGATGTATTTGAAAGCCAAAGTGGATGCCGGTGCCGAGTATATTGTTACGCAACTTTTCTTCGACAATAAGAAGTATTTCAGCTTTGTGGAAAGTTGCCGGAAAGTAGGAATTACAGTGCCAATTATTCCCGGATTAAAACCCATCTCGGTAAAAGAGCACATGAGCCTACTTCCGCGAGTGTTCAACGTAGATCTCCCCGAAGATTTAGTCAGAGAGCTTGTAATTTGCAACGACAATAAGTCTGCCCGTGAGTTAGGTATTGAGTGGACAATCCAACAAGCAAAGGAACTTAAGCAAGCAGGAGTTCCATCCATTCACTTCTACACCATGGGGAAATCCGATAATATTGCCCGAATTGCACGGGCGGTGTATTAA
- a CDS encoding amidohydrolase, whose product MKANLTVAALQIDLLWENAIGNKTKIGNLLEDLSPDVELVVLPEMFTSGFSQNSERLAEEMNGSTMEWLHKNADRYNLAIMGSMIVKEEGQFYNRMVFMEPGGIVQTYDKRHLFRMGDEHNYFSSGKERKVFDFRGWRILPQICYDLRFPVWSRNQNDYDLMVYVASWPESRRDVWSVLLQARAIENQAFVVGTNRIGEDGTGLTYSGDSVIIDPKGMIITSAKRGLEEIISAGLSLDELNAFRLKFPVWMDADDFSVR is encoded by the coding sequence ATGAAAGCAAATCTTACTGTGGCCGCGTTGCAGATTGATCTATTATGGGAGAATGCGATTGGTAATAAAACCAAGATAGGTAACCTACTCGAAGATCTTTCGCCTGACGTAGAATTGGTTGTTCTACCGGAGATGTTTACTTCTGGGTTTTCCCAGAATTCAGAAAGGTTAGCCGAGGAGATGAATGGCAGTACGATGGAATGGCTACACAAGAATGCCGATAGGTATAATCTTGCTATAATGGGAAGTATGATCGTTAAGGAAGAGGGGCAATTTTATAACCGTATGGTTTTTATGGAGCCAGGAGGCATAGTTCAAACCTACGATAAGCGTCACCTTTTTAGGATGGGGGATGAGCATAATTACTTTAGTAGTGGCAAGGAGCGAAAGGTGTTTGATTTCCGCGGATGGCGAATTTTACCTCAGATTTGCTATGATCTACGTTTTCCTGTCTGGAGTAGAAATCAGAATGATTATGATTTAATGGTTTACGTGGCTAGTTGGCCCGAGAGTCGACGTGATGTATGGTCCGTCTTATTGCAGGCCAGAGCCATCGAAAATCAGGCGTTTGTTGTGGGCACTAATCGAATAGGCGAGGATGGAACTGGCCTTACCTACTCCGGCGATTCGGTGATTATTGACCCCAAGGGAATGATAATTACTAGCGCAAAGCGAGGCTTGGAGGAAATTATTTCAGCCGGTTTATCGCTTGATGAACTAAATGCTTTCCGATTGAAATTTCCAGTTTGGATGGATGCCGACGATTTCTCAGTAAGATAA
- a CDS encoding biosynthetic peptidoglycan transglycosylase, translating into MNSKTKRILTKAAIGIVAGLVIVQILFFIFRNLVLQVAFDKVADRAMSRFGMELKCESLKFRGLSEVYLEKFTIVPPNGDTLLTAEEIGVHQSYLKMWILKPSIKAITANNVKLNLIRTDTSGNYFAFFKQKSVTITDSTSKGNLASRYGKLLKLSLDLLTADTYLKDVCVSYRHNDYTLSISLPELISENGQFGSKIEVTEFGKTNTINLSGQASRWNSEISYRLTKSELGKIEIPFLKHKFNIKADFDSLYLHLKGENFSNTLTQFAVQGSTYNIDIESPKLAQEVVKFDSLMGSCKLLIGSDFFEMDSTSIMKMNQLAANFYARYKPASKPEYDFKINTGEFPAENLFASLPNGLFSNLSGMKASGSLSYNLDFHLKMEKPEDLVFSSNLKGTKFRIQSYGRANLSRMNEPFEYTAYARGVPVRSFMIGPENPNFRTLDQISAALKSAVLTSEDGSFFWHKGFNEEAFKNAIIENIKKQRFARGGSTISMQLVKNVFLNQNKNVARKVEEMLIVWLIENNRLSTKDKMFETYLNIIEWGPNVYGASEAAKFYFNKDADKLNLSEAIFMSAVIPRPRTFGYFLDSTFAPKPSVSDYYRIVKNFMLRRGVITQEEYDATLPIPALDGAAKQYLIKIRTKPDSTAVEQEPEDDILILEDPK; encoded by the coding sequence ATGAATAGCAAAACAAAACGAATTCTAACGAAAGCAGCCATCGGAATTGTTGCAGGATTGGTTATAGTTCAAATACTGTTTTTTATCTTTAGAAATCTCGTATTACAGGTTGCATTCGATAAGGTAGCCGATCGTGCAATGTCTAGGTTTGGGATGGAATTAAAGTGTGAGAGTCTTAAATTCAGAGGCTTATCGGAGGTATATCTTGAAAAGTTCACGATAGTTCCTCCAAATGGTGATACGTTACTAACCGCTGAAGAAATTGGTGTTCATCAGTCATATTTAAAAATGTGGATACTAAAACCATCCATCAAAGCCATTACGGCCAACAATGTTAAGCTGAACCTCATTCGAACCGATACCTCGGGAAACTACTTCGCATTTTTCAAACAAAAATCAGTTACTATAACCGATTCAACCTCAAAAGGGAACTTAGCAAGCAGATACGGTAAACTTTTAAAACTCTCACTAGATCTACTAACGGCCGACACATACCTAAAAGATGTATGCGTATCCTACCGGCATAATGACTATACACTTTCCATTTCCCTTCCCGAATTAATCTCCGAAAATGGGCAGTTTGGGTCGAAAATAGAAGTGACTGAGTTTGGCAAAACCAATACCATAAACCTTAGCGGCCAAGCAAGTCGATGGAATAGCGAAATTTCCTACCGATTAACCAAAAGCGAATTGGGAAAAATAGAGATACCATTTCTCAAGCATAAGTTTAATATAAAAGCCGATTTTGATTCCCTCTACCTCCACCTCAAAGGAGAGAATTTTTCAAATACCTTAACCCAATTTGCAGTGCAGGGTAGCACCTATAATATTGATATTGAAAGCCCCAAGTTAGCGCAAGAGGTAGTGAAATTTGATAGTCTGATGGGCTCATGCAAACTTTTGATTGGTAGCGATTTCTTTGAAATGGACAGCACCTCCATTATGAAGATGAACCAACTTGCCGCAAACTTCTATGCTAGATATAAACCCGCCAGCAAACCGGAATACGACTTCAAAATTAACACAGGCGAATTTCCAGCCGAAAACCTGTTCGCCTCACTCCCTAATGGTTTATTCAGCAACCTTTCCGGAATGAAGGCTTCTGGCAGCTTATCCTACAATCTCGATTTTCATCTAAAGATGGAAAAACCCGAAGACTTGGTCTTTTCCTCAAACCTTAAGGGCACTAAGTTCAGGATTCAGAGTTATGGTAGAGCAAACCTGTCGAGAATGAACGAGCCATTTGAATATACGGCTTATGCTAGGGGCGTGCCCGTGAGGAGTTTTATGATTGGCCCTGAGAATCCAAATTTTAGAACGCTCGATCAAATCTCGGCTGCACTTAAAAGTGCCGTACTTACCTCCGAGGACGGATCCTTTTTCTGGCACAAGGGCTTCAACGAAGAAGCTTTCAAAAACGCCATCATTGAAAATATAAAAAAACAGCGATTTGCTCGAGGAGGTAGCACAATTAGCATGCAGCTGGTAAAGAATGTATTCCTGAACCAGAATAAAAATGTTGCCCGAAAAGTTGAGGAGATGCTCATTGTTTGGTTGATAGAAAACAATAGACTATCCACAAAAGATAAGATGTTCGAAACCTATCTTAACATTATCGAATGGGGACCCAACGTTTACGGTGCTTCCGAAGCGGCCAAGTTTTACTTCAATAAGGATGCGGATAAGCTTAACCTAAGCGAGGCTATCTTTATGTCGGCAGTTATACCGCGTCCACGAACTTTTGGTTACTTCCTTGACTCAACATTTGCCCCCAAGCCTTCGGTTTCGGATTATTACAGAATCGTTAAAAACTTTATGCTGCGCCGGGGCGTAATCACCCAAGAGGAATACGATGCAACACTCCCAATACCAGCACTTGATGGTGCAGCCAAACAATACCTCATTAAAATAAGAACGAAGCCAGACAGCACCGCCGTGGAACAGGAACCAGAGGACGACATTCTTATCCTAGAGGATCCCAAATAA
- a CDS encoding PaaI family thioesterase — MKKIRNPFTESYGSDANCFGCSPNNKCGLNLEFYEQDEEMIAFWKPQKTFEGYLNVLHGGIQATLLDEIASWVVYVKCQTSGVTANLTVAYKKPVFIDGGDIKLKARIIERNKRLVTIKAELYNGNEELCSEAEIRYFLFPQQIAKEKYYYPGVEAFYIN, encoded by the coding sequence ATGAAGAAAATTAGAAACCCCTTTACCGAGAGTTATGGAAGCGATGCCAACTGCTTTGGTTGCTCGCCCAACAATAAGTGTGGACTTAACCTTGAGTTTTACGAGCAAGACGAGGAGATGATTGCTTTTTGGAAACCCCAAAAGACCTTTGAAGGTTATCTTAACGTTTTGCATGGAGGCATTCAAGCCACTCTCCTTGATGAAATTGCCAGTTGGGTTGTGTACGTGAAGTGTCAAACTTCCGGAGTTACAGCAAATTTAACCGTTGCCTATAAAAAACCCGTATTCATTGACGGTGGCGACATAAAGCTTAAAGCAAGAATTATTGAACGAAATAAGCGCTTAGTAACTATTAAGGCTGAACTTTACAATGGTAATGAGGAACTCTGCTCTGAGGCCGAGATTCGATACTTTCTTTTCCCTCAACAGATTGCCAAGGAAAAGTATTATTATCCTGGTGTAGAAGCTTTTTATATCAATTAG